In the Oryza glaberrima chromosome 6, OglaRS2, whole genome shotgun sequence genome, one interval contains:
- the LOC127776060 gene encoding uncharacterized protein LOC127776060 has protein sequence MIHFRRRILTLLLQPASPRPIAGIFLPPCSLRRLLSTTAPVSPKPFAVEDYLVAGCGLTRAEAVKASAKISHLSSPSNPDAVIAFLSDLGLPRPKIAAAIAADPRLLCADVEKNLAKRVGELGDLGLSRSQIARLLPLAGWCFRSSSLATNLAFWLPVFGSFDKILKALRMNKNLLSPGVQKSAKPILAFLEQCGINASDVARSSTMYSSRLLTANPEYLRDAVARVEELGLDRSSRRFHRGLVAVALVSKETAARKIRLMEELGFSQDDLLVIMRKLPNFVALSEKKIRRAVEFLKRDVGLEGRYIVQRPVLLSYSLERRLLPRHCLIKVLRTKGLLNSELDYYSTAALSEKKFVSKFVHPYEDHIAGLADAYASGCSEEGNGVASLLSLQTEMDGVQVYAGKSG, from the coding sequence atgattCACTTCCGGCGGCGCATCCTCACTCTGCTCCTCCAGCCAGCATCCCCTCGCCCCATCGCCGGCATTTTTCTGCCTCCTTGCTCCCTCCGCCGgctcctctccaccaccgcgCCCGTCTCCCCCAAACCCTTCGCCGTCGAGGACTACCTCGTCGCCGGCTGCGGCCTCACCCGAGCCGAAGCAGTCAAGGCTTCGGCGAAGATCTCCCACCTTAGCTCCCCCTCCAATCCCGACGCCGTCATCGCCTTCCTCTCCGACCTAGGCCTCCCCCGCCCCAaaatcgccgccgccatcgccgccgacccgAGGTTGCTGTGCGCGGACGTGGAGAAAAATCTCGCCAAacgcgtcggcgagctcggcgacctGGGCCTCTCCCGCTCCCAGATcgcgcgcctcctcccgctcgccgGCTGGTGCTTCCGCAGCAGCTCCCTCGCCACCAACCTCGCCTTCTGGCTCCCAGTCTTCGGCTCGTTCGACAAGATCCTCAAGGCTCTCAGGATGAACAAAAACCTCCTCAGCCCCGGCGTCCAGAAGTCGGCAAAGCCGATCCTGGCCTTCCTCGAGCAATGCGGGATCAATGCCTCTGATGTTGCCCGTAGTTCAACCATGTACTCCAGCCGGCTGCTCACCGCGAATCCCGAGTACCTCCGAGACGCCGTGGCACGGGTGGAGGAGTTGGGCCTGGACCGCAGTTCGAGGAGGTTCCACCGTGGGCTTGTTGCGGTGGCTTTGGTAAGCAAGGAGACTGCTGCGAGGAAGATACGATTGATGGAGGAGCTTGGGTTTTCGCAGGATGATCTGTTGGTGATCATGAGGAAGTTGCCAAACTTTGTGGCTTTATCCGAGAAAAAGATACGGCGAGCTGTGGAGTTCTTGAAGAGGGATGTTGGTTTGGAGGGACGGTACATTGTGCAAAGGCCAGTGTTGTTGTCGTATAGCCTTGAACGGCGGCTGTTGCCTCGGCATTGCTTGATTAAGGTCCTCAGGACAAAGGGATTGCTGAATAGTGAGTTGGATTACTACTCCACAGCTGCATTGAGCGAGAAGAAGTTTGTCAGCAAGTTTGTGCATCCTTATGAGGACCACATTGCAGGCCTTGCTGATGCTTATGCCTCCGGTTGTTCTGAGGAAGGAAATGGAGTTGCTTCATTGCTTAGCCTGCAGACTGAAATGGATGGTGTTCAAGTTTATGCTGGGAAATCTGGCTAG
- the LOC127776061 gene encoding transcription termination factor MTERF2, chloroplastic-like, with product MIRLRERILSLLLQPASPRPIAGIFPPPCPLRRLLSTTAPVSPKPFAVDEYLVATCGLTRAQAAKASEKLSNLRSPSNPDAVLAFLSDLGLSRPDGIAAAVAADPRLLCADVGSSLARRVDELGGLGLSRSQIARLLPLAGRCFRSSSLATRLAFWHPVFGSFENILKALKMNAALLGSDLDKVAKPNLAFLAQCGINASDVTRTTLSLYSCRLFTVNPRFLQDAVARVEELGVARGWRTFHRVLSTVAFLSRETIASKMQLLDDLGFSHDDFLVIVRRAPQVLRLSDGRIRRSVEFLIRDVGLEQCYIAQRPTLLAYSLERRLLPRHCLLKVLKAKGLLNCDLSYYCIAAMSEDKFVQRFVDPFKDKIQGLADAYTSSCSGEANGVRSLVCL from the coding sequence atgatCCGCCTCCGGGAGCGCATCCTATCTCTGCTCCTCCAGCCAGCATCCCCTCGCCCAATCGCCGGAATTTTCCCGCCGCCttgccccctccgccgcctcctctccaccaccgcgCCAGTTTCCCCCAAACCCTTCGCCGTCGACGAGTACCTCGTCGCCACCTGCGGCCTCACCCGAGCCCAGGCAGCCAAGGCTTCGGAGAAGCTCTCCAACCTCAGGTCCCCCTCCAATCccgacgccgtcctcgccttcctctccgacCTCGGCCTCTCGCGCCCCGacggcatcgccgccgccgtcgccgccgacccaAGGCTGCTGTGCGCCGACGTGGGGAGCAGCCTCGCCAGGCGcgtcgacgagctcggcggcctGGGCCTCTCCCGCTCCCAGATcgcgcgcctcctcccgctcgccgGCAGGTGCTTCCGGAGCAGTTCCCTCGCCACAAGGCTCGCGTTCTGGCACCCGGTGTTCGGCTCGTTCGAGAATATCCTCAAGGCGCTCAAGATGAACGCCGCCCTCCTCGGCTCCGACCTCGACAAGGTGGCGAAGCCGAACCTGGCCTTCCTCGCGCAATGCGGGATAAACGCCTCCGATGTCACTCGCACAACCTTGTCCCTTTACTCCTGCCGGCTCTTCACCGTGAACCCTAGGTTCCTCCAGGACGCTGTGGCAAGAGTGGAGGAGTTAGGCGTGGCCCGTGGTTGGAGGACGTTCCACCGCGTGCTCAGTACAGTGGCTTTCTTAAGCAGGGAGACTATTGCCAGTAAAATGCAGCTGCTGGATGATCTCGGGTTTTCGCATGATGATTTCCTGGTAATCGTAAGGAGGGCGCCACAAGTGCTGCGTTTATCCGATGGAAGGATACGGCGATCTGTTGAGTTCTTGATAAGGGATGTCGGTCTGGAGCAATGCTACATCGCACAAAGGCCAACGTTGTTGGCGTATAGCCTTGAGCGGCGGTTGTTGCCTCGGCATTGCTTGCTCAAGGTCCTCAAGGCAAAGGGATTGCTGAACTGTGACTTGTCTTACTACTGCATAGCCGCGATGAGCGAGGATAAGTTTGTGCAAAGGTTTGTGGATCCTTTTAAGGACAAAATTCAAGGCCTTGCTGATGCTTATACCTCCAGTTGTTCTGGGGAAGCAAATGGAGTTCGTTCATTGGTTTGCCTGTAG
- the LOC127776062 gene encoding transcription termination factor MTEF1, chloroplastic-like: MNHLRNQILLLRVRSSSTSLSPLSPLHRLFSSSTAAASIAAEPFAVEDYLVTTCGLTGDQARKAAKTLSRLRSPSKPDAAVAFLSGLGLSRSGIAAAVAADPRLLCADVEKNLAKRVAELGELGISRSQVARLIPLARQSFRSSSLATNLGFWLPVLGSFENVLMALKANGAILGSDVEKVVKPNLALLQQCGIHVCDFPHTRLPTVLCRPPNHVQEAVARIGEFGVPQYSPVFRNALVPFAYQNKEKLAAKIGVLEMFGWSEDDLSMTMRKGPVVMNMSVERLRKNVEFLTRDVKLETRYIARRPIMISYSLERRLLPRHRLLRFLSAKGLLDGELDFYSAVALTEKKFLDKFVHSCKCSIADPANAYASSFVGDVL, encoded by the coding sequence atgaacCACCTTCGAAACCAAATCCTTCTTCTCCGCGTCCGCTCCTCTAGCACCtcgctctctcccctctcccctctccaccgcctcttctcctcctccaccgccgccgcatccatcGCCGCAGAACCCTTCGCCGTCGAGGACTACCTGGTCACCACCTGCGGCCTCACCGGGGACCAAGCGCGGAAGGCGGCCAAGACTCTCTCCCGCCTCAGGTCCCCCTCCaagcccgacgccgccgtcgccttcctctccggccTCGGTCTCTCGCGCtccggcatcgccgccgccgtggccgccgaccCGAGGTTGCTGTGCGCCGACGTGGAGAAGAACCTGGCCAAGCGCGTCGCCGAGCTCGGTGAGCTGGGCATCTCGCGCTCCCAGGTCGCGCGCCTCATCCCGCTCGCTCGTCAGTCCTTCCGCAGCAGCTCGCTCGCCACGAACCTTGGCTTCTGGCTCCCGGTCTTGGGCTCTTTCGAGAATGTGCTCATGGCGCTCAAGGCGAACGGAGCGATTCTTGGCTCCGACGTCGAGAAGGTGGTCAAGCCCAACCTGGCCCTCCTCCAGCAATGTGGGATACATGTCTGCGATTTCCCCCATACACGCCTGCCCACTGTGCTCTGCAGGCCACCCAACCATGTTCAAGAAGCTGTGGCACGCATCGGTGAGTTTGGCGTGCCACAGTACTCACCGGTGTTCCGCAATGCGCTTGTGCCATTTGCTTACCAAAACAAGGAGAAGCTCGCCGCCAAAATTGGAGTCCTTGAAATGTTTGGGTGGTCAGAGGACGATCTCTCGATGACTATGAGGAAGGGTCCTGTCGTCATGAACATGTCTGTGGAAAGGCTGAGGAAAAATGTGGAGTTCTTGACAAGGGATGTTAAGCTCGAGACGCGTTACATTGCTCGAAGGCCAATCATGATCAGTTATAGCCTTGAGCGCCGGTTGTTACCCCGGCATCGCTTGCTCAGGTTTCTCAGTGCAAAGGGATTGCTTGATGGTGAATTGGACTTCTATTCAGCGGTTGCATTGACTGAGAAGAAGTTTCTTGACAAGTTTGTGCATTCTTGCAAGTGTAGCATTGCAGATCCTGCTAATGCTTATGCTTCTAGCTTTGTTGGGGATGTTCTGTGA
- the LOC127776141 gene encoding GTP-binding protein SAR2-like, with protein sequence MSFLLDWFYEVLASIGLWQKEAKILFLGLDNAGKTTLFYMLSQENLAVHQPTQHPTSEELSIGRIRFKAFDLGGHRIARRVWRDYYAQVDAVVYVVDAADRCRFADSKMELDALLSDDALAGVPFLVLGNKIDIPYAVPEQELCYYLGLTGLTTGKGNVNLAGTGVRPVEVFMCSVVRRMGYGDGFRWMSQYIK encoded by the exons ATGTCGTTTCTGCTGGATTGGTTCTACGAAGTGCTGGCGTCGATCGGGCTGTGGCAGAAGGAGGCCAAGATCCTCTTCCTCGGCCTCGACAACGCCGGCAAGACCACCCTCTTCTACATGCTCTCGCAAGAg AATCTGGCGGTGCACCAGCCGACGCAGCACCCGACGTCGGAGGAGCTGAGCATCGGGCGGATCAGGTTCAAGGCGTTCGACCTCGGCGGCCACCGGATCGCGCGCCGCGTCTGGAGGGACTACTACGCCcag GTTGATGCAGTAGTTTACGTGGTGGACGCTGCCGACAGGTGCCGGTTCGCCGACTCGAAGATGGAGCTGGACGCCCTCCTGTCTGACGACGCGCTCGCTGGCGTGCCGTTCCTCGTCCTCGGGAACAAGATAGACATCCCGTACGCGGTGCCCGAGCAGGAGCTGTGCTACTACCTCGGGCTCACCGGCCTCACCACCGGCAAGGGCAATGTCAACCTCGCGGGAACCGGAGTGCGGCCGGTCGAGGTCTTCATGTGCAGCGTCGTCCGCCGGATGGGCTACGGCGACGGCTTCAGGTGGATGTCACAGTACATCAAGTAG
- the LOC127776140 gene encoding uncharacterized protein LOC127776140, with product MLHIQKHLLLLSLPPCATASTLLSLRHHGLFSLTRFSAAAAAAKSAGHFAVEEYLVATCHLTPDQATKASKSISHLKSPSRPDAVVAFLAGLGLSAADIAAAVAYDPRLLCAEVDRTLAPRLAELAGLGLSPSQIARLVLVDPTRFRRPTVISKLQYYVPLFGSFETLLQALKNNSYLLSSDLEKVVKPNVALLRECGLGACDIAKLCIPLPRLLTTSPERVRDMVAQAENVGVRRGSKMFRHAILAVAYISEEKIAAKMQFLMKTLKWSDAEARIAVSKLPVVLRSSEDKLSRVSEFLISEVGLEPAYIAYRPAMLTYSLERRLMPRHCVLKYLKDNGLIESDKSYYSAVQVTEEVFVEKYISPYEDTAPHLAEDYAAVSSGKIPTRSRFKGPKAGHASAQTA from the coding sequence ATGCTCCACATCCAgaaacacctcctcctcctctccctccctccctgcgccaccgcctccaccctcctctccctccgccaCCATGGCCTCTTCTCCCTTACccgcttctccgccgccgccgccgccgctaaaTCCGCCGGCCACTTCGCCGTCGAGGAGTACCTCGTGGCCACCTGCCACCTCACCCCCGACCAGGCTACCAAGGCCTCCAAGTCCATCTCCCACCTCAAGTCCCCGTCCAGgcccgacgccgtcgtcgccttcctcgccggcctcggcctctccgccgccgacatcgccgccgccgtcgcctacgACCCGCGCCTCCTCTGCGCCGAGGTCGACAGGACGCTCGCCCCgcgcctcgccgagctcgcggGCCTCGGCCTCTCCCCCTCGCAGATCGCGCGCCTCGTCCTCGTCGACCCCACCCGCTTCCGCCGCCCCACCGTCATCTCCAAGCTCCAGTACTACGTCCCGCTGTTCGGATCCTTCGAGACCCTCCTCCAGGCGCTCAAGAACAACTCCTACCTCCTCAGCTCCGACCTCGAGAAGGTTGTCAAGCCCAACGTCGCGCTCCTGCGGGAGTGCGGGCTAGGTGCTTGTGATATTGCCAAGCTGTGCATCCCGTTGCCGAGGCTGCTCACCACCAGCCCAGAGCGTGTCCGAGATATGGTGGCTCAAGCAGAAAACGTCGGCGTGCGCCGTGGCTCCAAGATGTTCAGGCACGCTATTCTGGCCGTCGCGTACATCAGCGAGGAAAAGATCGCCGCCAAAATGCAGTTCTTGATGAAGACATTAAAGTGGTCAGACGCAGAGGCGAGGATTGCGGTGTCCAAGCTTCCTGTGGTGCTGAGGAGCTCGGAGGACAAGCTGAGCCGTGTGTCGGAATTCTTGATCTCTGAGGTCGGGTTGGAGCCGGCATACATTGCTTACAGGCCGGCAATGCTCACTTATAGCCTGGAACGCCGGCTCATGCCCCGGCACTGCGTTCTGAAGTATCTTAAGGACAATGGATTGATAGAATCCGACAAGAGCTACTATAGCGCGGTCCAGGTGACCGAGGAGGTCTTTGTGGAGAAGTACATAAGTCCATATGAGGACACTGCGCCGCACCTTGCTGAAGACTATGCTGCTGTATCCAGCGGAAAGATACCCACCAGATCCAGATTTAAAGGACCGAAAGCAGGCCATGCAAGTGCGCAAACTGCCTAA